The following DNA comes from Cyprinus carpio isolate SPL01 chromosome A4, ASM1834038v1, whole genome shotgun sequence.
GATTGAGTGAGACAgggagtgtttttttaaatatattcctcATTAATATCCCGCGGGGTTAaggatattatattttattttgaacctTTCAACATCTTCCGTCCCCTTTGGATGGTGGTGGTAATGTTAAAGTAAAGTAATGTAAAGTTTAAAACCAGCTTACTGGCAGACCTGCTTAAACCATGAAAAATCTGTtcaaaccagctaagaccagccctAAATTAGGCCCATTTAGGTTTGTTAGTTTTCTTTTCCCAGATGAgcaggaatttgtcttggtgacagaAGAGGCTTCCAGTGCAcagaaacaaaaagtaaaatagtaaataaaataaaaatatatcaaaataataaacaacagtgCAAAAGACTCTATATGTACTATCTACACATCATaaactaaaatgcaaaaatttagtCTTATGTTGCTGTTGCCAAAAGCTTGACAGGTTCGCTGTTGTGTCTATCTTACCCTAAGCAGCTCAACTCAAAAAGACTTCAGATCCAAAATAACCACTCTTCACCCAAACAACCAATCACTGTCATCTCCACTTCACTTAAGAATGATATTCTCTAAACCTCTGCAAGTGCACCATGAAAACACTTATCTGATACAAAAGTACAATTACAGAGGATGGAGTGTTATCCTGACATCACAGGATAGAGTATTTCTCATCTTCTAAAGCTTATAGTGTACATTCCTCTGTGCAGTCTTatgatacaaaatatatatatatatatatatatatatatatatatatatatatatatatagttttaaaagcattcataaagaaatatatattgtgaCTGTTACAATGCAGCCTGTTTTAAAAGCATTCATAAAGAATACAGAATAAGAACATATAAAAAGTAGTTGAACTGTACACTTTTTAAGACTTGACATTATCAGACAttgcaataaattataaaacattgtgAATACAAGTAATACCcacataattacaaattatacatattattatgataataaacaatatatagataagggattatttatgtatttttcttttatgtgatTGGCTTGTTTAAAGCTCGATAAGCGACAAGTAAAAAGGAAGGAAAGTTGGCTGAGCaacaatatatagatatacaatGCTGACATCTAGTGGAACAAACAGTGGAATATACATTTAGATATCtgacaaatatacacacacacaaaatatacattttgaaaatataaatgtatttaaatatatgtatacatgtaatTCTTAAGGACATTATAATAAagattatagtgtttttattatagtgtatttttatatatttaatgttatataagtataatatttaaaacatttatatatttgtttgctgTATACACAtgcaacatataaaatataaaactgtataaacttatacatttaattcttaaaaatgaatgtgcataaaaattgtaattaaaaacaattaaaaatagttttttggtttttttgtatttaatatcatAAGAAGTATAATATGTATTtacaattttagatatttaatagATAGATTAATATAATAGATTTGTTtactgcatatactgtataaaatgtatatttatatacatttatatacatttatttgttaaggTGCACTCAGTATTCACAGGACCAGCTgaccaagacaaaaaaataaaaaaataaaaataaaaataaaaaaaaacgacaaaagTGCCAGTACAAGGTGTAACACtgctggagaaaaaaacaaacaaacaaacaaacaaacaaaccaaaaacacctgtgaaatgtcttcaaaacGCTCAATTTTTTGCAAAACAATTCAGTAGCAAAGCATGTAGTTTGCATTATTTCCATGTTgctaaaaaagttacaaataaaaaaaaagcaaaaggcaATTAAAATCCAAAATGATTCACGTTCATAACCTCAGCAATGACTACTCATCTGAAAATCATtgcataaaatcaaaaaaaagtttacatcaGTTCATTGTACGCCATCATGATGAGTCATGTGAGCCAGTGCAAGCAGTCAAAGGTAAGTCTCATTGCTGCCACAACATTAGCGTGATTCAATAGCATGCGGGTTTAAGCGCTGCACACTACATGAACATGCAGCCAAACGTGAAGACCTCTGCCACCCCATGTCATGCCATATTAACTAACTGCTTTGCTAAAATACATAGATTTATTCCCAAATGCACAGGAGGTGTCCCCTGTAGGCTGTTTCAACGTAAGATCACATATGCAGCCTGCCAGATCAGCTGTATGCATATGCAGCCTGCCAGTTCTATAACAACCcatctaaacacaaacacaaatgcagctAAGTGCATGTGGCCCATCAGCGGTGTCTTTATGCAGACCCTCTAAAATGCAATGTTGCCAAATAAATCTGAACTGTGTACAGAGTGCTATGCTGGACTATCCACCCATAACCTTTCTGGGTGATGGAAATGTCAAACAAAAGCCATACTAGTCTGCTGAGCAATACAGACCATTTCTAAAGCATTTGGACACtactaaatatgaatttaaaatttagTCAAATGTCATCACATTAGATAAATTATCAAAGGgagtggcatttatttgaaaaaaattatggtctttcaaacaaaacattttacaaaaaaaaaaaaaaaaaattaagataaaaagtaattattttaaaaacaaaataaaaataaaaaaaaaaaaaaaaattctaatgtatttttctaaaaaaggaaaaataaattcaatgctaaaaactaaaattaatcatttgaatttAAGCATcataatgtacactgtaaaaaaataaacaataaacaaatacaaaaaatattaaaatccacCATGGTAACAAACATACTAAAAGTGAGATGTCATCAAACCCTGATGTACATAACTAATAAGAAAacaaactaagaagaaacagctgttcaaatgaaaaaataataataaaataagcgtGAGCTATCATagagggaattctgggaatgtcaatttacagtttttcaccgaAATTATAAGTGGACTTGATAATTCACTTCCGAAGACTGTTAATGTAAcagtattttactataaaattacatgaaatgtccaaTTCGATTTAATACAGTTTTTTGACATGAGCCTGACCTTCAGTACATTCAGTACAGTTTTCAAGAGGTCAGGAAACAACATTGTGTGGCTGGATATTTCTAAGAAATCTTTCCAAGTAGATTTTggaatgctttcatttttaaaaggctTCAAAACATACTGATCCTATTTATGTACATGTATGTACTATACTAAGAGTTAAAAGTGCTCTTGAGAGTGCATTTGTCcaactttttgtttgttaatgggTGGAAATGTCACTCTGGCATTTAGTCACTCAGTGTATGATTCataatggcttttttttaaaagttctttCTTTACGACTGAAGTTCTCATTTAGACTTTTGCAGAGTAAAAGCATTTGTTGACATTGACTTTGCACaaatcatttacattcacatcaaatggaCATGATTCATGTTTTAAACTCTTAACCTTCCTGCACGTTTTCAAAAGAAGGGTTCACATGTCCTGCCTTGAAGAAgttgctgtccatggtgctggaTCCTCTTAGCTTTCTGCGTCCCATTTTAtttagcaaacttttttttctctctgctttcctgtttatattaaataacatccATTTAACCTCCAAACCTCCATCTCAATATACTGCACATACAGTCACATTAAATATTAACTCAGTggtagagttacactcaccataaaagtacattatttgcatgtgctttaaagccttgccagtTAAAGATTTAATTCTGCCTTTCATTCATTCTGACATGCGTTTTTCTGAGCGCGTACACTAAAGGTTTACATATAATCATGGCTGATTATGTCTAATGTGAAAAACAGATGCGTGCCTGCAAATTAGATTATGCAGTGTGACAGCAGACTAATTGTAGGATAAACATGCTGCCgtttgtcattaaagggatagttctcccaaaaatttaaattttgtctttATCTAAGCACCCTCAAACGAAATCAAAATCACCCTCAGTTAAAGCTGTATTAATGGCATTTTATTGCAGATTTGGCAAACTATCCAGTGCGTTATGGTTTGCGCTATGGAGATCGATTTCtatttcagtgtgtttttgcagtgttgagcaatgtagccaatcataGACATATCTTTTGATTTCTtgaatcagaggtgtttaagttagaatccactcaccgctTAGTTAGTTTTTGTTCAGATATTGTGTTCAGCATGAATCATCTCATTATATCGAAGTGTTGAAGCAAcgtaaataaaagatttgttgtGCAGCGTAGAGAACTTTATTGATAATAACGTATCtttgtgagattgtgatgaaCTAAGACGAGTGatagctttttagtgattatgaaCAGAGTGTTCTTTGTGCCATAACAACAGACGCCGCTATagagaagcaccctcagtgatttgattctggatCCGGGCctgtttactcactctcatgctgtaccaaacctgtattactttaatttttgtgtgctgaacacaaaataagatattttgaagaatgtgggtaaccaaacagttgctggtccccactgactttgaTAGTAGGAGAAAAAAttactgtggaagtcagtgggaaccagcaactatttggttacccacattcttgaaaataacttttatgttcaacagaagaaagaaactcagtcatgtttaaaacagcttgagagtgagtaaatgatgacagatttttcgtttttttcatctcgtttataaaacaacaaaacaaagagaaaaatcactcactgctcttgactgaagaactttaatacagttgctttaataagaatcaattcTGCATACTGTACTGCCGTTACtagggaaaccactatatttctgctGTTCTgaaagtgccacctgctggcatagaaagaattagcatttttcaataagcccttctGCTATTTTTGTTTAGActaggggtgtcaaactcaattcctggagtgctgaagccctgcagagttttgttccaaccctgctccaacacacataccctgtagttttcaaataaggacttgattagttggatcaggtgtgtttaattagggttgaatctaaactttACAGGGCGCTGGCCTTCCAGGAATTAAATTTGACACCCCTGACTTAGACAAAagcaaaaattgacccttatttttatgcagaaaacaagctaatgcattataaaaacctAAACAATTAAGACTAAGATGTATTTATATGTTACTAAAATTATATAACTGATTGATGatcattgtttaaattaatgtaataattgatacttttgaaaGGACCTTTCCCGGTCCTACTTCGCTACCAGCTCTAtgctgtcctatcataataaagccaaaaaaaaaaaaacattcttaccaaccccaaacttttgaatggaagacTAAATACTTTAGCAACAAAGGAAAACTAAATTTAGTTGTAGATAATGTTCATCTACAGAGTTATATCCATTCACCTGATCCCGATCTCTTCTGTCAGCTTGTTTCACACATATCATCATATGAAGTGGCATTCTGTCTGCATACTATTTTCATCCCTGAACATTTGCAAGAACACTTCACTGTTTTATGACAGTTCGTAAGATTTTGTATCTAATAATAGTCCCCCTGTCTATCCAGCTGTCTGACGTCATATTTCCATCCAGTTTAACGTCGACTTGTCATAGACACACATATCGTGCCTTGAGGGTTGGGTGGCGTATGATGGTCGTCACAGTGGTACTGAACATCCAACCACACTAACACAAATGTCTGAGGTCAAGTGTCTCTTACCGAGCACGTGCAGCAAGACATGTTGAATTCAAATACAAAGGGATTAAAGAAAAAGCAGATCCTATTTGCCCCATCAAACATCAAATTGCAATGATTGTTCGCTTTTGTCAGATCAATGTGTTCACCCTGAGTGAACTGAGTCTTAAAAAATAGAAACAGTGTACACTGTGTTCAAGTGTACAACTGTGTTGTGACAAAACTTAAGTGTTCAGCATGTGACTCAAGAAGGGTTCCGGGCTGCAGACACTCAAAAACTATCAAATTTCTCACTATCTCCGTCCTATTTCATTTGACTCTCACAACaaaacagtagccaggtggtgaagacattCTCTTGCACTGTACCTGTCagcaatcgacacaaatcgtgTTAACATAGGCTGTCATTTAAACgattaaaaactaatttagtagTTCAAGACCCGCAAATCCTATTCACAAAGTCTCTCTTctccaaaatcattttaaaacacatacaaTCCTCTGTAGACagttattcaatatttaatatatttatttctgggCTCACCCTGGTTGCCTGTACATATTATGTAATATTGAGTTTCTTCTTTATAgtctattattatataatatattcgttatataataaatataatttgatatttgataatcttaataattaaaaccatataagtgtttataatatttgcgggtctttttttttcttgccggatataatcgtttaatcaccacagtgtcttgtctccattggcaataTACGTCGcatagctgagagtgcaagtggcgattgcaacgtgacttcgtaattttgtttcttttttcttgtcttcatatgttgtaaaatgttgagagataaacaaaaaataaatagaacaaaatataaaataaagactgcaagtaatGTAACTACCGggagtgcaagtgtctgagagtgcaagtctgagagtgcaagtgcaagtctgcagccagacccttttgcATATACATAGTTCTTCTATTCTCTTCtccaaacattttaatacaatcctcctcaatatataatataatataataataacataacaaacaaagaaaaaaaaatacatataatttactaaatatatatatatatatttaattaaatataaaaaaaaaaaaaaaataaaaatatattatatatactataatatatataacattttatattttataatatttacttttatgtatGACACTAACAGGgctgaattaattaaaaactctGAAGACAACTAAGTCAATCTCTGTCAACTGTTTATTCCTTACAATGACTATTTAAAGTGCATGACTCACTTGCGTTTTGGGTTATGTTGGATGTCAAAAGGCAAGCGTGCCAGTCACCCAGGTTACTCTGATGGGTCAGATGACAGGACAGATGAGAGAGAGGGTTAAAGAGGTAAGAACACAAAATTGAAGTGTGTAGCCTTCAGGGATTTTGGTGGGGGGAAGCTGCATCTGATTGAAGGTATGGACACAATGGACTATGACAATCACGCCATCATCCGCACGCACACTTTCATGCCCGCCCCCTTTGTTCTTCCCTTCTTTTTAATGGGCAGATTCATCCCTCAGCACCTAAACTCTGGGTACTTTAAATAGCAGTCCGACCTCTTGCTTTTCCACaacctcttctctcctctcctctcctctcttctcagAATGTCCAGGAGCCTGAAGCAAGGTATTTTTTTATGAACTGACAGAGGCTCTGATTCAAAGAGACTAGCTAGCTTTTGAAGCCCATGTGGCTGTCTACAGTTAGAAATCAGAAATTCTTTTTCAATCTGTGGATGTACTCTCCTGTTTTTCTTGAAGGAACTTAGAATGTCTCTAACCCTCTGCTCCCCTACtctctttctctatttctctctctctttgggtTTGTCTCTGTGGGCAGTGGCTGTGCTGCTTGTGGCACTTCTGTGCCTGGATCCTCACAGCCGGGTCAGCTCCGCACCCATCTGCACACATGGGCCATCAGGATGCCACGTCCCGTCCCTGGCAGATCTCTTCGACAGGGTCATTCAGCACTCTGCCAGAATGCACAGCCTCTCAAACGATCTGCATTCAGAGTTTGTGAGTCACATCTGTCTCTTCTTACTAATTGTTCTAATGCAACTGTCTTTGTAAAGTGAGGAGGCTGTAAAATGTTGTGCAGATGCTACAGTATTATATTCAAAATTTGTAACGCAAGAATGCATTTTAGGAAAAAATGATCATGTATATCAAAATGCACAGTATATGAATTTCAAATTTTTATAACTGTTACTTAAAGTAATTAGCTTAACTAAATAATCTACTTAtctaaaaaaggttaaaaaaaaataaccaacttACTACATACACAAAAAATACCATAAATTGCATAAActgactgaaatattttttctttataatatagATAAAATCATCttgatatttatttagatatttgtcaTAATAGAATGCATAGCAACAAAACTTACTCTTTATAATAATATCAagtattaatcaaaataatagacactttagatatttaaagatgcaacaaaaaatgcataaaagcATAACAGCGAAATTAACTCTTTTTGTTAATGTAAACTATTAGTTTAAATAAGAAtagacttttttatattttaaaagtgcatctgatcatttttagatattttatagtgCATAATAGCATGCATAGCATATTTTTGTTAACATCTAgtgtgaattaaaataatattagtctttttagatatttaaaatgcTGCATGAATACTCGAAATAAACTACTTTTGctaatataatttgaatttaaataataataaaatgtattttattaactacatacgatttaaaagttaactaaaatgtttattctaactatatttatataaaattgtacaattaataaactaaataattatcTGCAAACTGAATGTGGCTTCAGGTTTCCCCCCaatcttctctctttttctttttgtctgagAACAGTATTTCTTGCCTAGCAAAAATTCTATTGGAAAGATCTACCGCAAGTGTCACACCTCCAGCATACTGACTCCAAACGGCAAAGAGAATGCACAGAAACTAGCTGTGAGTATAAAATTCTAATCAGCCAACAACCCCTTCTTAAAAAACGTCCCCATTCTGATTGCAAGTTCAGCTCTAAGGTGCATTCATCACATCGAGCATGTGAGATTCTGCTGCCATTGCTTGCCATTAATGGACTGTGTTCTCTGATCCCACTGCTGTGCAGTCATATCACCTCTGTGCCCTTGCGCAAAGCACTTAACTGCAGGCCGTCCCAAGAGAACTGTCCCATCAATTAATGCACTTAAAGTCACATCTGCTAAATTAAGTAACCCAGCAACCATCTCCTCAAACTCTCAAGCCTCATTAGTATATTATAGTTTCAAACGAATCTGTTGAATCTGTAGTCATTACTGTGactttaaactcattaaattctTGTGTGTCAGCGTGAAGAGTTAACGGAGGTGATTCTTAAACTGCTGATGGCCTGGAGGGACCCCCTGTTCCAGCTGCACCAGAGCATGGCACACCAGCAGGACTTCAACAGCTTCAGCAGTAACAAAGCCCTGGAGATGGGTGACATGACCCATGAGCTGAGGAAAGGGGTGGAGAAAGTAGCTGAGAAGGTGAGTCATGTCAAAGCAGGAAATAAGAAAAGGTGTGAGACTATGTTGTGTCATAAGTTACTGCAGGCACTTTCCACAAGATCTTTGGTTTTCATACTATACATACTAAGcataagagatgttttttttttgtgagtattAGGTATGTTGGATCAACTATCATTgaacataacattataaatattagtgaatattagctggttttaaacacattttatctcTGTATCCTCACTTAATTTTGGCTTGTCCCACCTCAGATTTTTTCAATGCATCTAACAGTTAAAATGATACACTGAAAGTGATAATTTTGACAATCTTCaagaaataaatattgaaataatatatattgtattttaatatttcatttttttatagttaacaATTTCAAATGAACTTTAATTGCTTATCTGTTAGATAAATATTAGGTTTAAAGTGCAGCATTATATCTCAATTTTGtaatgcaaatatgcattttctgcatatttttcaGATATAAAAATAAGTATGATCATATTGCAAAATCCATGCTATATGACTTGCAGattataaaaattacaagaaTCTAAAGGGGAGAGAAAAgtgcatttcttaaaatatttcattcactatagtaacaattacattaaaatttcaaatttatatatatatacatacatatatatatatatatatatatatatatatatatatatatatatgtgtgtgtgtgtgtgtgtgtgtgtgtgtgtgtgtgtgtgtgtgtgtgtgtgtgtgtgtgtgtggtgtgtgtgtgtgtgtttgtgtgtgtaatttatatatgcattttctaaattttaacaaattttagtGTTTGCTGCATTTGCCAAGTTTAATTGTTTAGCTTTACTCAAGTTATGGcagataaatgttaatataataaatgttttctttaattaatGGGAAATGTACAGTTTAACCAATAACAAAACCAACATTTGGTCTCAAACTATTAGGTTCCTACTAAGTTATATTTATATGCCAAATTAACTATCCCAATTAACCAAACATTAGTACAGAgctgaaaaaagtaaaataaacaaaatattcagaACTGCAGtggttgaaaataaacattttgtgaacTTTCTGTACCCTCTTTGTGGAAAATGTCTGAAATGCTGTGATTCATTCATTGTTTCTCTCTCGTCCTCTGTCAGATGAGAGTACTGGGAATGCTTGGCAACTCTGTCACAGGTCTGTCTCCAGCAGAAACCATGCTTCCTATATCTGACAGTGGAGAGGCCATGAGCAACTATGAGCTCCTGTACTGCTTTCGCCGTGATTCTAACAAAGTCCAGAACTATCTAAAGATTCTTAAGTGCAGAATCATACCTGAGCACGActgttaggaaaaaaataaaacatgggcCTTTCACCTGCACTAATGGACAGCACAATGGACAAAGGCTGATCCTCACTTATCAAGCATGTTTCCACCATCCATTAAGACTTCACCAGATCCCAGTAAATAAACCTGACTTTTTGCATTGCTTCATACTCTAGTACTCCAAACCAATTCATTGCTATAATTATGAAAAACCTACATAGTATGAGAGGGAGAAATTGTTTTGCCTCTAACAGGAAATTACCTTTAAAGTCgattcattctttaaaatatttttctatgtaCCAAGTGCTTACTATTTATAATTCCACTCCTGttaatcatattttcattttatgttttcaaatttGATCAGTGGTGAAGAAAATTGTCGCTGAATGAACTGAGCTGccaaaacaaaatgacattaaaactGTTGATTCTTCACCAAAGATAcaatgtttactgtatttattaaagaatttggaTGAACCATTAAAAATGGTATTGCAATCACACTTCCCACCACACAACATTGGAGCTTGACAATAattctgtaatattatttaaaaaaatatataaaattttacataaatatataaggattattacatcattattttataattatcaatatattatatttcatctataatattttattaatatttatgaataagtaatattttaatacatattttacattttaatctgatTTCTTTATCTcttatttgatctattttgcCAAATTGTGCTGAGCTTACATTTCACTCATGACTAGTTTGGGCTGGGAAAAACTGCACGTGCATTttagattaataattatttaattaaattaagtctGGATGGGAGTTGTGTGTGTCTCTATCTTGCCCTCTGCATGTAATGACAAGTTCATCTTCATACAGTAGTTCAGTCTCAGCCTGGGGCCAGTGCTTCTGCCTGAACTTTACCATTTTACCAGACCATGTGTCACAGATTCAGGTGCACTGTCATGTTCAAGGAGGAAAAAGCTTTGAAAAAACTGTCTAGTTCTGTCTAGAAAAACTGCATTGTTTGTAAAACATAGTAAAGACCACAAGAACCCAAAATTGGACTTTTGtagcttttagtccatgtctttTAGTTTTGATGATAGTATATGCATAAAACTTTTGACAGATTTATCGATTTTCTCTTCTGggataaaaaatattcataaatcttGGACATTTTTCCATATTAAATGCTTTCTAATATTATCTGCAACTGACTATAAGAGTAAGTAGCACATGATGGTTTGTGGCTGTGACGTGACTTCAGCCTGTTGGTCATCTATAAAAAGAATCTTTTTGCTATgattatcaaaaatatttcaacagGAAACACGTCaccacaggaaagaaaactgcaTTTGACAAGCCATTTCATGTGGAATTTAAAAGCTAGACACAAGATTGCTGACGTATAAATGAtgtaagaaatcattttaaatctaataataGAAAAATGTAGATCAGCATATCTGGATATTGCTGTGTGTCTGAAGGGTGTGTGAGTATGTTGGACACTGAGGTAGGCCTGTGCATGTATTGTACAATGATCAACCATTCATCTACATTAAGGACTGCTCAGGTCTCGCCAGTCTCTGGAACTTAGTGACTCTGTCAGAGGGCAAAACAAAGTTTCCTTTTCAGGGTGAGGCCACTTCCATACAGTAACACTAGAATAATGATGCT
Coding sequences within:
- the LOC109107536 gene encoding prolactin-like translates to MSRSLKQVAVLLVALLCLDPHSRVSSAPICTHGPSGCHVPSLADLFDRVIQHSARMHSLSNDLHSEFVKQYFLPSKNSIGKIYRKCHTSSILTPNGKENAQKLAREELTEVILKLLMAWRDPLFQLHQSMAHQQDFNSFSSNKALEMGDMTHELRKGVEKVAEKMRVLGMLGNSVTGLSPAETMLPISDSGEAMSNYELLYCFRRDSNKVQNYLKILKCRIIPEHDC